From Bacillus pumilus, one genomic window encodes:
- the xerD gene encoding site-specific tyrosine recombinase XerD, which translates to MNDQLSDFIHFMTVERGLSENTIVSYKRDLQNYLSFLMTHEQLTDIKDVTRLHIIHYLKQLKKEGKSSKTSVRHLSSIRSFHQFLLREKVTTDDPSWNIETQKTERKLPKVLSLGEVEKLIDTPNQHTPFDYRDKAMLELLYATGIRVSEMLDLTLADVHLTMGFIRCFGKGRKERIVPIGEAAASAIEEYIEKGRSKLLKKQPADALFLNHHGKKMSRQGFWKNLKKRTIEAGIQKELTPHTLRHSFATHLLENGADLRAVQEMLGHADISTTQIYTHVTKTRLKDVYHKFHPRA; encoded by the coding sequence TTGAACGATCAATTATCCGACTTTATTCATTTTATGACAGTAGAGAGAGGACTCTCTGAAAATACCATTGTTTCTTATAAACGAGATTTACAGAACTACTTGTCTTTTTTAATGACACATGAGCAGCTGACGGATATCAAAGATGTCACGCGCCTGCATATCATTCATTATTTAAAGCAGCTAAAGAAGGAAGGGAAATCGAGCAAAACGTCAGTGCGGCATCTATCCTCGATCCGTTCCTTCCATCAATTTCTGCTCCGGGAAAAAGTGACAACAGATGATCCGTCGTGGAACATTGAAACGCAAAAAACAGAGCGGAAACTACCGAAAGTTCTATCACTAGGGGAAGTCGAAAAGCTGATTGATACACCAAATCAGCACACTCCCTTTGACTACCGTGACAAAGCGATGCTCGAGCTCTTATATGCAACAGGCATTCGCGTCAGTGAAATGCTGGATCTGACTCTTGCTGATGTTCACCTCACAATGGGCTTTATCCGTTGTTTTGGAAAAGGAAGAAAAGAGCGGATTGTGCCAATTGGTGAAGCTGCTGCAAGTGCGATTGAAGAATATATCGAAAAGGGAAGAAGCAAGCTGTTAAAAAAACAGCCGGCAGATGCCTTATTTCTCAATCATCACGGGAAAAAGATGTCGCGGCAAGGTTTCTGGAAGAATTTGAAAAAAAGAACCATCGAAGCAGGGATTCAAAAGGAACTCACACCCCATACACTCAGGCATTCATTTGCAACACATCTGCTTGAAAACGGTGCAGACCTAAGAGCCGTGCAGGAGATGCTCGGACATGCCGATATCTCAACAACACAAATTTATACACATGTGACGAAAACAAGACTGAAAGATGTGTATCACAAATTCCATCCAAGGGCATAA
- a CDS encoding YqzK family protein: MRKWLKTTGEVMKVFILFTGFTVLFYYAMIWINSEYESYHRYDKPEGAAIKVMEMDQPNQDNWQDRLIYFYQNGE, from the coding sequence ATGCGAAAATGGCTCAAAACAACAGGTGAAGTGATGAAAGTATTCATCTTGTTCACTGGTTTTACCGTCTTGTTCTATTATGCTATGATATGGATAAATTCAGAATATGAAAGCTACCATCGTTATGATAAACCAGAGGGTGCAGCAATTAAAGTGATGGAAATGGATCAGCCGAATCAAGACAACTGGCAAGACCGATTGATTTATTTTTATCAAAACGGGGAGTAG
- the fur gene encoding ferric iron uptake transcriptional regulator, protein MENRIDRIKKQLHSSSYKLTPQREATVRVLLENEEDHLSAEDVYLLVKEKSPEIGLATVYRTLELLTELKVVDKINFGDGVSRYDLRKEGAAHFHHHLVCMECGTVDEIEDDLLEDVEEIIERDWKFKIKDHRLTFHGICHRCHDDESGK, encoded by the coding sequence ATGGAAAATCGGATTGATCGAATTAAGAAACAGCTTCATTCTTCCAGCTATAAGCTCACGCCACAGCGTGAAGCAACAGTAAGAGTACTGCTTGAGAATGAAGAAGACCATTTAAGTGCAGAAGATGTATACCTCCTCGTAAAAGAGAAGTCTCCTGAAATTGGTCTTGCTACTGTTTATCGAACGTTAGAATTGCTAACTGAACTGAAAGTTGTTGATAAAATTAACTTTGGAGACGGCGTTTCGCGATATGATCTTCGCAAAGAAGGAGCCGCTCACTTCCATCATCATCTTGTCTGCATGGAATGCGGGACAGTCGATGAGATAGAAGATGATTTATTAGAAGACGTTGAAGAGATTATTGAACGTGACTGGAAATTTAAAATTAAGGATCATAGATTGACATTCCATGGTATTTGCCACCGGTGTCATGATGATGAATCCGGCAAATAA